The proteins below come from a single Burkholderia sp. PAMC 26561 genomic window:
- a CDS encoding molybdopterin-dependent oxidoreductase, with the protein MASAAPVTLDVEGKISRTNDPDHTIYRISEAELMKLPPHTITISTTWTPKSAFTGPLLADVLRLVGAHGDLVELRTLDDYAYTVSISEAERYGAILAYSMNGTRLKISNFGPLFLIYPRDAYPQELTGSVADAKFVWQIKALVLK; encoded by the coding sequence ATGGCGAGCGCCGCGCCGGTCACGCTCGACGTGGAAGGGAAAATCAGCCGCACGAACGACCCTGACCACACCATCTACCGCATCAGCGAAGCCGAGCTGATGAAGTTGCCGCCGCACACCATCACGATATCGACAACCTGGACGCCCAAATCTGCCTTCACCGGTCCTTTGCTCGCCGACGTATTGCGTCTCGTGGGCGCGCATGGCGATCTGGTGGAGCTTCGCACACTCGACGACTACGCCTACACCGTGAGCATCTCCGAAGCGGAGCGCTATGGTGCGATCCTCGCGTACAGCATGAACGGCACGCGTTTGAAGATCAGCAACTTCGGTCCGCTATTCCTGATCTATCCACGCGATGCCTATCCGCAGGAACTGACCGGTTCAGTGGCGGACGCGAAGTTCGTATGGCAAATCAAGGCGCTGGTCCTTAAATGA
- a CDS encoding LysR family transcriptional regulator — protein sequence MATVLPEARLLRIFTCVVRHQGFVAAQQELNLSTSAISTYMSQLESLVGVVLCHRGRGGFSLTPKGEEFHQEALRLIGEVDGFERYAAGLRGELRGSIKLGVLDSTVSDKALPLSEVIGAFTREHPALHLHLHVQSPYELQLSVLGNRLDLAIGAFHLRMNGLVHHSLYREQHWLYCSDTHPLFNEHQIPHETISQQRMVGRAYWSQTELARHGFKRSEATVDSMEGQLILILSGAFIGFLPEHYAQTWVDNGRLRALAPAAFGYQAPFGLILRRGRSKEPLIQKFRDTLKGYLPR from the coding sequence GTGGCTACAGTCTTGCCTGAAGCACGCCTGCTGCGCATCTTTACTTGCGTGGTGCGGCATCAGGGTTTCGTCGCAGCGCAACAGGAACTGAATCTATCTACATCGGCCATCAGCACCTACATGAGCCAGCTTGAATCGCTGGTGGGCGTGGTGTTGTGTCATCGCGGGCGCGGCGGCTTCAGCCTGACGCCCAAAGGCGAAGAGTTTCATCAGGAAGCGTTGCGCCTGATCGGCGAAGTCGATGGCTTCGAGCGTTACGCCGCCGGCTTGCGCGGCGAGTTGCGCGGCAGCATCAAGCTGGGCGTGCTGGATTCAACGGTGAGCGACAAGGCCCTGCCCTTGTCCGAAGTCATCGGCGCATTCACGCGCGAACATCCCGCGCTGCATTTGCATCTGCATGTGCAAAGCCCGTACGAATTGCAGCTTAGCGTGCTGGGGAACCGGCTCGATCTTGCTATCGGCGCATTTCATCTGCGCATGAACGGGCTGGTTCATCACTCGCTTTATCGTGAGCAGCACTGGCTTTATTGCAGCGACACGCATCCGCTTTTCAACGAGCATCAGATACCGCACGAGACCATCAGCCAGCAACGGATGGTCGGCCGCGCTTACTGGAGCCAGACCGAGCTTGCGCGTCACGGCTTCAAGCGCAGCGAAGCCACGGTCGACAGCATGGAAGGACAGTTGATCCTCATTCTGTCGGGCGCGTTCATTGGCTTCTTGCCGGAGCATTATGCGCAGACATGGGTCGACAATGGCCGTTTGCGCGCGCTTGCACCGGCAGCATTTGGTTATCAGGCGCCATTTGGACTGATCCTGCGGCGCGGGCGCTCAAAGGAACCGCTGATCCAGAAATTCCGCGACACGCTCAAAGGATATCTGCCGCGGTAG
- the speB gene encoding agmatinase — translation MEKIFHQPLGGNEMPRFGGIATMLRLPHLQSAEGLDAAFIGVPLDIGTSLRPGTRFGPRGIRAESVMIRPYNMATGAAPFDSLSVADIGDVPINTFNLLDAVRIIEEHYDGILKHDVKPLSLGGDHTITLPILRAMHRKYGKIGLVHVDAHADVNDHMFGEKIAHGTTFRRAVEEGLLDCERVVQIGLRAQGYTADDFNWSRRQGFRVVQAEECWHKSLDPLMTEVRRKVEGGPVYLSFDIDGIDPAWAPGTGTPEIGGLTTIQGMEIIRGCHGLDLIGCDLVEVSPPYDTTGNTSLLGANLLYEMLCVLPGVIRR, via the coding sequence ATGGAAAAGATCTTCCACCAGCCGCTGGGCGGCAACGAGATGCCGCGCTTCGGGGGTATTGCGACAATGCTGCGCCTGCCGCATCTGCAGTCCGCCGAGGGACTCGATGCCGCGTTCATAGGCGTGCCGCTGGATATCGGTACGTCGTTACGCCCCGGCACGCGTTTCGGGCCGCGCGGCATTCGTGCGGAGTCGGTCATGATCCGCCCTTACAACATGGCGACCGGCGCGGCGCCGTTCGACTCGCTGTCGGTGGCGGATATTGGCGACGTACCCATCAATACCTTCAATCTGCTCGACGCGGTGCGCATCATCGAAGAGCATTACGACGGCATTCTCAAGCACGATGTCAAACCGCTCTCGCTGGGCGGCGACCACACCATCACGCTTCCCATCCTGCGTGCAATGCATCGGAAATACGGCAAGATCGGGCTCGTGCATGTGGATGCGCACGCCGACGTGAACGACCATATGTTTGGCGAGAAGATCGCGCACGGCACGACGTTTCGTCGTGCCGTGGAAGAGGGTCTGCTCGATTGCGAGCGCGTGGTGCAAATCGGTTTGCGGGCGCAGGGTTATACCGCCGACGACTTCAACTGGAGCCGGCGGCAAGGTTTTCGCGTCGTGCAGGCGGAGGAGTGCTGGCACAAATCGCTCGACCCGTTGATGACCGAAGTGCGGCGCAAGGTGGAGGGCGGCCCGGTCTATTTGAGTTTTGACATCGATGGTATCGACCCTGCCTGGGCGCCGGGTACGGGCACGCCGGAAATCGGCGGCCTGACGACGATTCAAGGCATGGAAATCATTCGGGGCTGCCACGGGCTGGACCTGATCGGATGCGATCTGGTGGAGGTGTCGCCACCCTACGACACAACTGGCAATACGTCGCTGCTCGGCGCCAATCTCCTGTATGAAATGCTTTGCGTGCTGCCGGGTGTGATCAGGCGTTAA
- a CDS encoding ATP-binding response regulator: MIGASLRRLKVALLLAAAIAPPLAGVGYLLYSTLLANQSNQQLDMPYDGFYWDGAQFQIAYGRLGNQILLYRSGIDANVDEVKLRYEILESKLAIVTASTAMLADREALRSRQQEILRQLDAALESIEPDIDALSADSAHTLRVIGVLRQNQDAVNELANGRRIVDVAERDYIVRDFVSKRRYLFAGGMLLALLSMVATAMLLLNGYRRSRLIHQQRAALEAQHQATRAARGASQAKDAFLGMISHELRTPLHAIVSSVELLELNLHSEADRKIIQRLETGARHLEAQMRDLTDFARLGAGKLELRLTVFDPMELLDSIVDANIPAATAKGLVLRGQFAGEAGLIESDQHRLRQIVTNLVTNAVKYTDAGSIDVRFERTLERLDISVIDTGPGIPREQLPLIFKEFTQLDSSTTRRFDGAGMGLAVVRGLVELLGGVVNVSSDIGQGAAFRVSLPAAPVAHVPERERAPADLPPLKKARVLVIDDHNSIRESLSEMLAHLGYASVAMGDVDSALVWLETNQADVILADLHMPGKDGYSFVNEYRARRASGASLPVIAVSAYAPDLVDPSAAILFFDYLLKPVRYEVLKSALARALSATRRVH; this comes from the coding sequence ATGATCGGTGCGTCGCTTCGCCGTCTGAAGGTTGCGTTGCTGCTCGCCGCCGCCATTGCGCCGCCGCTCGCGGGCGTGGGATATCTGCTGTATTCCACTTTGCTTGCGAACCAGAGCAACCAGCAACTCGACATGCCGTACGACGGTTTCTACTGGGACGGTGCGCAGTTCCAGATTGCCTATGGACGCCTGGGTAATCAGATATTGCTGTATCGAAGCGGTATCGACGCCAACGTCGACGAAGTCAAGCTTCGCTACGAGATCCTCGAATCGAAGCTCGCCATCGTCACGGCTTCCACAGCGATGCTTGCCGATCGCGAAGCGCTGCGCAGCAGGCAGCAGGAAATTCTCAGGCAACTCGACGCTGCGCTCGAGTCCATCGAACCGGACATCGATGCATTGAGCGCCGACAGTGCGCACACGCTGAGGGTCATCGGCGTGTTGCGGCAGAACCAGGATGCGGTGAACGAACTGGCGAACGGGCGGCGTATCGTGGACGTTGCGGAGCGCGATTACATCGTGCGTGATTTCGTGTCCAAGCGCCGTTATCTGTTCGCGGGCGGCATGCTGCTCGCGCTGCTTTCCATGGTCGCGACGGCCATGCTGCTGCTCAACGGATACCGGCGGTCGCGGCTGATTCATCAGCAACGCGCGGCGCTCGAAGCGCAGCATCAGGCAACGCGCGCCGCGCGCGGGGCATCGCAGGCGAAGGACGCGTTTCTCGGCATGATCAGCCATGAACTGCGCACGCCGCTGCACGCGATCGTCTCGTCGGTGGAACTGCTCGAGCTCAATCTGCATAGCGAGGCCGATCGCAAGATCATCCAGCGGCTCGAAACCGGCGCGCGCCATCTCGAAGCGCAGATGCGCGACCTCACCGACTTTGCGCGGCTCGGCGCCGGGAAGCTCGAATTGCGCCTGACCGTGTTCGACCCCATGGAGCTGCTCGATTCCATCGTCGATGCAAACATTCCGGCCGCAACTGCAAAAGGTCTGGTGCTGCGCGGCCAGTTCGCGGGCGAAGCGGGGTTGATCGAATCTGATCAGCACCGGTTGCGGCAGATCGTGACCAACCTCGTGACGAACGCGGTCAAATACACGGATGCAGGGTCCATCGACGTGCGTTTCGAGCGCACGCTGGAGCGCCTCGATATCTCTGTAATAGACACGGGTCCGGGTATTCCGCGCGAACAGTTGCCGTTGATCTTCAAGGAATTCACGCAACTGGATTCATCGACGACCCGCCGTTTCGATGGCGCCGGCATGGGCCTCGCCGTGGTCCGCGGACTGGTCGAGTTGCTGGGCGGCGTGGTGAATGTATCGAGCGATATTGGGCAGGGCGCGGCGTTTCGTGTGAGCCTGCCAGCGGCGCCCGTGGCGCACGTACCTGAACGCGAACGGGCGCCGGCTGATTTGCCGCCGCTGAAAAAAGCGCGCGTGCTTGTGATCGACGACCACAATTCGATACGCGAATCGCTTTCTGAAATGCTTGCTCACCTGGGTTACGCAAGCGTGGCCATGGGTGATGTGGACAGCGCCCTTGTGTGGCTGGAGACGAATCAGGCCGACGTGATCCTCGCGGACCTGCATATGCCGGGCAAGGACGGGTATTCGTTCGTCAATGAATATCGGGCGCGTCGCGCGTCGGGCGCAAGTTTGCCGGTCATTGCGGTCAGCGCCTATGCGCCGGATCTCGTCGATCCAAGCGCGGCCATTCTGTTCTTCGATTACCTGCTCAAGCCTGTGCGCTATGAGGTGCTGAAAAGCGCGCTGGCGCGGGCCTTATCAGCGACGCGACGGGTTCATTAA
- a CDS encoding helix-turn-helix domain-containing protein, which translates to MVTETSSSDSLAVAQRVRDLMNRHGIGKRQQTAELCRILDLSFSQGHRKLRGNSPWTLAQIRRVAEAFDEPALQLFDAKNADVDDTEGAAQDAVLKLGAAEIACVAWIGDALEPGSRPDFIAQNMNGRWIVTTHEGVLLQAAHDVHKIEIQPRRTDMDKPLIAVVDDDQTSADNLHDYLERSGFAAVALYGLEGFAEALQTQVFDAVVIDWLFGAHTSADAIRAVRNSDNPDAPVFVLTGELTTGKASESEISDVIQRYNVTCFEKPARMAILVADLSKRLLRA; encoded by the coding sequence ATGGTCACTGAAACCTCATCTTCTGATTCCCTCGCCGTCGCCCAGCGCGTACGCGACCTGATGAATCGCCACGGCATCGGCAAACGGCAGCAGACCGCCGAGCTTTGCCGCATTCTCGACCTGAGTTTCTCGCAGGGCCATCGCAAGTTGCGCGGCAACAGTCCCTGGACGCTCGCGCAGATCCGCCGCGTGGCGGAAGCCTTCGACGAACCGGCGCTGCAACTCTTCGATGCCAAGAACGCCGACGTCGACGACACCGAAGGCGCGGCGCAAGACGCCGTACTCAAGCTCGGCGCCGCCGAAATCGCGTGCGTTGCATGGATAGGCGACGCGCTCGAACCCGGCAGCCGGCCGGATTTCATCGCGCAGAACATGAATGGCAGGTGGATCGTGACCACGCACGAAGGCGTGCTGCTGCAAGCCGCGCACGACGTCCACAAGATCGAGATCCAGCCGCGCCGCACCGACATGGACAAGCCGCTGATCGCGGTAGTCGACGACGACCAGACTTCCGCCGACAACCTCCACGACTACCTGGAGCGCAGCGGCTTTGCGGCAGTGGCGCTGTATGGCCTGGAGGGTTTTGCCGAAGCGCTGCAGACGCAAGTCTTCGATGCCGTGGTCATCGACTGGTTGTTTGGCGCGCATACCTCGGCCGATGCGATCCGCGCCGTGCGCAACTCGGACAATCCCGATGCGCCGGTTTTCGTGCTGACGGGCGAACTGACGACCGGCAAGGCCAGCGAATCGGAAATCAGCGACGTCATCCAGCGCTACAACGTGACGTGTTTCGAAAAGCCGGCGCGCATGGCGATTCTCGTCGCAGATCTTTCCAAGCGCCTGTTGCGGGCGTAG
- a CDS encoding 2-hydroxyacid dehydrogenase, translating into MTKLVFISSGYDMSPLAPAIIAAAPELEVHAFGTHEANDAQVAVCWKPPAGALRSLPNLRLVHGVAAGVDNILCDPHFPAVPLCRVVDPDQARAMSEYVMWGVLHFHRRFDQVLVNQRHASWTLPEQTRASDCTVGVMGLGEIGSRVALDLLRAGFSVAGWSRSPKHLPGVATFNGRDALPAFLERIDTLVCLLPLTSETRGLLNADLFRQLRPGTKLIHVGRGEHLDAEALLSALDSGQVGGALVDVFPNEPLPSDDPLWQHPKVIVTPHMAAISTLDTIGSQIAQNVRRMVRGEPLLNQVDIARH; encoded by the coding sequence ATGACCAAGCTCGTATTCATCAGCAGCGGTTACGACATGTCGCCGCTCGCTCCTGCGATCATCGCCGCGGCGCCGGAACTCGAAGTCCATGCATTCGGTACGCATGAAGCGAATGACGCACAAGTGGCGGTGTGCTGGAAACCTCCGGCCGGCGCGTTGCGCTCGCTGCCGAATCTGAGGCTCGTGCATGGCGTGGCGGCTGGCGTAGATAACATTCTCTGCGATCCGCATTTTCCCGCGGTTCCGCTATGCCGTGTGGTCGACCCCGATCAGGCGCGCGCCATGAGCGAATATGTGATGTGGGGCGTGCTGCATTTTCATCGTCGATTCGATCAGGTTCTGGTCAATCAGCGTCACGCGTCATGGACGTTGCCTGAGCAAACGCGTGCGAGCGATTGCACCGTCGGTGTGATGGGACTGGGGGAGATTGGCTCGCGCGTCGCGCTGGATTTGCTGCGCGCCGGTTTTTCCGTGGCGGGCTGGTCGCGCAGTCCCAAGCACCTGCCTGGCGTTGCAACGTTCAATGGCCGCGACGCGTTGCCTGCTTTCCTCGAACGTATCGATACGCTCGTTTGTTTGCTGCCACTGACAAGCGAAACGCGAGGTCTGCTCAACGCGGATCTTTTCAGGCAGTTGCGCCCCGGTACGAAACTGATTCATGTCGGCCGGGGAGAACATCTGGACGCCGAAGCATTATTGAGTGCACTGGACAGCGGTCAGGTCGGCGGCGCGCTGGTGGATGTATTCCCGAACGAGCCACTTCCTTCCGACGACCCGCTCTGGCAGCACCCGAAAGTCATCGTCACGCCACACATGGCGGCGATCTCCACGCTGGATACCATCGGCTCGCAGATTGCGCAAAACGTGCGCCGGATGGTGCGCGGCGAACCGTTGCTCAACCAGGTCGATATCGCGCGCCACTAA
- a CDS encoding ATP-binding domain-containing protein, with translation MARIVPDDWKNLEATGAAVRELDTLALLAKLPDDYTVYHGVHWTRINEGFSVFGEADFVVVAPSGRVLVIEQKAGFLRETPAGLMKVYMQKERNVAIQLARTLENLHRRFTAAFGAGTYRIEELLYCPDYTVKDVSIAGVPESRIVDASRKAKLPSVVLEILPPDEPRFEASARIHHFLSDELALTPDTNALVGQADMLVTRLSGGLATWARRLEFEPFRLRVIGTAGSGKTQLAVQVMRDAVAKGRSVLYVCFNRPLADHIRLVAPSEARIANYHQLSAAVTRDAGAPPDFSQPNVFTTLEERFANVEIAEHWKFDVLIVDEGQDFHAVWVDALARLLKPDGAWWWLEDPMQNLYFRDPVPLPGWTTLRETTNYRSPRDLLAYIRRIVGREVRLDAGSPFDGSEVSLSTYENGHPDEVIEATKRAITQALALGYRKQDIAVLSFRGREGSVLTSQEHLGPHRLRSFTGSYDLFGNPEYREGDVLLESIYRFKGQSAPCVIFTEVDFDTFDEQVARKFFVGATRATMKLIVVASERAARAFDEQH, from the coding sequence ATGGCTCGAATCGTCCCCGACGACTGGAAAAACCTGGAAGCGACCGGCGCGGCCGTGCGCGAGCTCGACACGCTCGCATTGCTCGCAAAGCTTCCCGATGACTACACCGTGTATCACGGGGTGCACTGGACGCGCATCAACGAGGGTTTTTCCGTGTTCGGCGAAGCGGACTTCGTGGTGGTCGCGCCTTCCGGGCGGGTGCTCGTGATCGAGCAAAAGGCCGGCTTCCTGCGCGAGACGCCAGCCGGCCTGATGAAGGTCTACATGCAAAAGGAGCGCAACGTCGCCATTCAACTGGCGCGCACGCTCGAAAACCTGCACCGGCGGTTTACCGCGGCATTCGGCGCGGGCACGTATCGCATCGAAGAATTGCTTTATTGCCCGGACTATACAGTCAAGGACGTGTCCATAGCGGGTGTGCCGGAATCGCGCATTGTCGATGCCAGCCGCAAAGCGAAGCTGCCTTCGGTTGTCCTCGAGATCCTGCCGCCGGATGAACCGCGCTTCGAAGCATCGGCGCGCATCCATCATTTTCTCTCCGACGAACTCGCGCTCACGCCCGATACAAACGCGCTCGTCGGCCAGGCCGACATGCTCGTCACACGCTTGTCGGGCGGTCTGGCGACATGGGCGCGGCGCCTCGAGTTCGAGCCGTTCAGGTTACGCGTGATCGGCACGGCCGGCTCGGGCAAGACCCAGCTCGCGGTGCAGGTCATGCGCGACGCAGTTGCCAAGGGACGCAGCGTGCTCTACGTCTGCTTCAACCGGCCGCTCGCTGATCACATCCGGCTGGTGGCGCCGTCTGAAGCGCGCATCGCCAACTATCACCAGTTGAGCGCCGCCGTCACGCGCGACGCCGGCGCGCCGCCCGACTTCAGCCAGCCGAACGTCTTTACTACGCTCGAAGAACGCTTCGCGAATGTCGAGATTGCCGAGCACTGGAAGTTCGACGTGTTGATTGTCGATGAAGGCCAGGACTTTCATGCGGTCTGGGTCGATGCGCTCGCGCGTCTTCTCAAGCCCGACGGCGCATGGTGGTGGCTCGAAGATCCCATGCAGAACCTCTATTTCCGCGATCCCGTGCCGTTGCCGGGGTGGACCACGTTGCGCGAGACCACGAATTACCGCAGCCCGCGCGACCTGCTTGCTTATATCCGCCGGATCGTGGGACGCGAAGTGAGGCTCGATGCCGGCAGCCCGTTCGACGGTTCCGAAGTCAGTCTGTCCACGTATGAAAACGGCCATCCCGACGAAGTGATCGAAGCGACCAAGCGCGCAATTACGCAAGCGCTGGCGCTGGGTTATCGGAAGCAGGATATCGCGGTGCTGTCGTTTCGCGGCAGGGAAGGATCGGTCCTGACGTCGCAGGAGCATCTCGGGCCGCATCGGCTGCGCAGTTTTACGGGATCTTACGATCTGTTCGGGAATCCGGAATATCGCGAGGGTGACGTGCTGCTCGAATCCATTTACCGGTTCAAGGGACAGTCGGCGCCGTGCGTGATCTTCACCGAAGTCGATTTCGATACCTTCGACGAACAGGTCGCACGGAAGTTTTTTGTCGGTGCGACGCGCGCGACCATGAAGCTGATCGTGGTGGCTTCCGAGCGCGCGGCACGCGCCTTCGACGAACAACACTGA
- a CDS encoding methyl-accepting chemotaxis protein produces the protein MNILSTIKGRLGIAMAFLGLLLVVIGGLGLWGMSLGNQTTRSLFTNEMPSAVSAGNAEMFTARERLSFDRAALLVGKPAAETAIGRGTLMRERADKEWARYAALPQGPGEKEMADAFQAKRLELQKMLDDGYANVRANDAEKIVASAEAMQVKFNELATIGESLRKYQFDSAKSDFELSQQKFSEFRTISVVAIIIGLLAAAFSWVSLRRAIGRPLDEALAQFDAIASGDLRRELVVTSRDEMGQLLNGLAKMQASLVDTVRSVRSGSESIASATKQIAAGNIDLSSRTEEQASALQQTASSMDELTGTVKQNAENARQASSLAANASEIANKGSTVVSQVVDTMGDINQSSTKIADIITIIEGIAFQTNILALNAAVEAARAGEQGRGFAVVAAEVRSLAQRSSAAAKEIKELINTSVSRVQTGTTLVGDAGRTMSEIIGAVQRVTDIMGEIAAASHEQSSGIEQVALAVTQMDEVTQQNAALVEEAAAAAQSLEDQAGALKAAVSVFQLNDGGVESVKVVVKPAQKPTPRAVATQRLARLKAPLAGVEKAKPVALAGAADWEAF, from the coding sequence ATGAACATACTTTCGACGATCAAGGGCCGCCTCGGCATTGCGATGGCGTTTTTGGGGCTGTTGCTGGTGGTTATCGGCGGCTTGGGGCTGTGGGGCATGAGCCTGGGTAATCAAACCACGCGCAGCCTCTTCACCAATGAAATGCCCAGCGCGGTCTCCGCCGGCAACGCGGAGATGTTCACCGCGCGTGAGCGGCTCAGCTTCGACCGAGCAGCCTTGCTGGTCGGCAAGCCCGCGGCGGAGACGGCAATTGGACGCGGCACATTGATGCGCGAACGCGCAGACAAGGAATGGGCCCGCTACGCTGCGTTGCCGCAAGGACCCGGCGAAAAGGAAATGGCCGATGCGTTCCAGGCCAAGCGTCTCGAACTGCAGAAAATGCTCGACGATGGCTACGCGAATGTCCGCGCAAATGACGCCGAGAAGATCGTTGCATCGGCGGAAGCCATGCAGGTCAAGTTCAACGAACTGGCCACCATCGGCGAATCGCTGCGCAAGTACCAGTTCGATTCGGCGAAGAGCGACTTCGAACTCTCGCAGCAAAAGTTCAGCGAGTTCCGCACCATCAGCGTGGTGGCGATCATCATCGGATTGCTGGCTGCGGCGTTTTCGTGGGTTTCGCTGCGCCGCGCGATCGGGCGTCCGCTCGACGAAGCGCTCGCGCAATTCGATGCCATCGCTTCCGGTGACCTGCGCCGCGAACTGGTCGTGACATCGCGCGACGAGATGGGTCAATTGCTCAACGGTCTCGCAAAGATGCAGGCAAGTCTGGTCGACACCGTGCGCTCGGTGCGTTCGGGCAGCGAGTCGATTGCATCGGCGACCAAGCAGATTGCAGCGGGCAACATCGATTTGTCGTCGCGCACGGAAGAGCAAGCGTCGGCGTTGCAGCAGACGGCGTCGAGCATGGACGAGCTGACCGGCACGGTGAAGCAGAACGCCGAGAACGCGCGTCAGGCGAGTTCGCTGGCCGCGAACGCGTCGGAGATTGCGAACAAGGGCAGCACGGTGGTCTCGCAAGTCGTCGATACCATGGGCGACATCAACCAGAGCTCGACGAAGATTGCCGACATCATCACGATCATTGAAGGCATCGCGTTCCAGACCAACATCCTGGCGTTGAACGCGGCGGTAGAAGCGGCGCGTGCGGGCGAACAGGGCCGTGGTTTCGCGGTCGTGGCGGCGGAAGTGCGCAGTCTTGCGCAACGTTCGTCGGCGGCGGCCAAGGAGATCAAGGAACTGATCAACACGTCCGTTTCGCGTGTGCAGACAGGCACGACGCTGGTGGGCGACGCCGGCCGCACGATGTCCGAGATCATCGGCGCCGTGCAGCGCGTGACCGACATCATGGGCGAGATTGCAGCGGCTTCGCACGAGCAGAGCAGCGGTATCGAGCAGGTGGCGCTCGCCGTCACACAGATGGACGAAGTGACGCAACAAAACGCGGCGCTGGTGGAAGAGGCGGCGGCCGCGGCGCAATCGCTGGAAGATCAAGCGGGCGCGTTGAAGGCGGCGGTATCGGTATTTCAACTGAACGATGGCGGCGTGGAAAGCGTCAAGGTCGTCGTAAAGCCGGCGCAGAAACCGACACCCCGTGCCGTTGCAACCCAGCGGCTGGCCCGGCTGAAAGCGCCGCTCGCGGGCGTGGAAAAAGCGAAGCCGGTTGCATTGGCGGGCGCGGCCGACTGGGAAGCGTTCTAA
- the arsC gene encoding arsenate reductase (glutaredoxin) (This arsenate reductase requires both glutathione and glutaredoxin to convert arsenate to arsenite, after which the efflux transporter formed by ArsA and ArsB can extrude the arsenite from the cell, providing resistance.) yields the protein MDITIYHNPLCGTSRNTLALIRNAGIEPKVIEYLKTPPDRAALTRLIQDAGLGVRDALREKEAVFVQLQLADATLTDEQLLDAMVAHPILINRPFVVTPEGTRLCRPSEKLLEILSAAQKGPFAKEDGERIIDEKGKLVR from the coding sequence ATGGACATCACGATCTATCACAACCCGTTATGCGGCACGTCGCGCAACACGCTTGCGCTGATCCGCAATGCGGGGATCGAACCGAAGGTCATCGAGTATCTGAAGACGCCGCCCGATCGCGCCGCGCTGACCAGGCTCATTCAGGACGCGGGGCTTGGCGTGCGCGATGCGCTTCGCGAAAAAGAAGCTGTATTCGTGCAGCTCCAACTCGCCGATGCAACGCTGACCGACGAGCAATTGCTCGACGCCATGGTGGCGCATCCCATCCTGATCAATCGTCCATTCGTGGTGACGCCTGAGGGCACGCGTTTATGCCGGCCATCGGAGAAACTCCTGGAGATTCTTTCGGCCGCGCAGAAAGGTCCGTTCGCCAAGGAAGACGGCGAACGGATCATCGATGAAAAAGGCAAGCTGGTTCGCTGA
- a CDS encoding class II aldolase/adducin family protein, which produces MQTAPNSPPATEQKVREDLAALYRLAAHFRMTDMIDTHITARFPGSPDDKPAFLINRYGVLFHEMRASDLVKIDYQGKVIDDRAGDMPELFRVNAAGFTIHSAVHMARHDLAFVVHTHTAAGTAVSAQEHGLLPISQHALKFYGKLGYHDYEGIALDLGERDRLVADLGSHKAMILRNHGLLAGGATAAQAFHEIYFLERACQAQVQAMAGGTQLRFPPEHVRELTARQFESEGADGITELAWQAALRLIADTQPDYRS; this is translated from the coding sequence ATGCAAACCGCCCCGAACTCGCCTCCCGCCACGGAACAGAAAGTCCGCGAGGACCTCGCCGCGTTGTACCGGCTGGCTGCGCATTTCCGCATGACCGACATGATCGATACGCACATCACCGCGCGCTTTCCCGGCTCGCCCGATGATAAGCCCGCGTTCCTGATCAACCGGTATGGCGTGCTGTTCCACGAAATGCGGGCATCGGATCTGGTGAAGATCGACTATCAGGGCAAGGTGATCGATGACCGCGCCGGCGACATGCCCGAGCTTTTCAGGGTCAACGCGGCGGGCTTCACCATCCATTCTGCGGTGCATATGGCGCGCCACGACCTGGCGTTTGTGGTGCATACGCATACGGCGGCTGGCACGGCGGTGTCCGCGCAGGAGCACGGGCTCCTCCCCATCAGTCAGCACGCGCTGAAGTTCTACGGCAAGCTGGGCTATCACGACTATGAAGGCATCGCGCTCGACTTGGGTGAGCGTGATCGTCTTGTGGCAGACCTTGGCTCGCACAAAGCGATGATCCTGCGCAACCACGGCTTGCTGGCTGGGGGCGCTACCGCCGCGCAAGCGTTCCATGAAATCTACTTCCTCGAGCGCGCATGTCAGGCGCAAGTCCAGGCCATGGCCGGCGGCACACAACTGCGCTTTCCTCCCGAACATGTCCGTGAACTGACCGCGCGGCAGTTCGAGTCGGAGGGCGCGGACGGCATCACGGAACTTGCGTGGCAAGCGGCATTGCGTCTCATCGCCGATACGCAGCCCGACTACCGCTCGTGA